The Epinephelus lanceolatus isolate andai-2023 chromosome 17, ASM4190304v1, whole genome shotgun sequence region TTTCAATATGCAAAAAGGTGATTACTTTTGCCAAGACACAGGTGTGCTATTAAAGTTGGGAAACATCTGACACAAAGTCCTGGGTGATTTGTCTgaaagtcatttaaaaaaaagactcattAGTTTCCTTCATTAAGACATGTCAAATTCTTCATTATCAGGAACTGCTTAGTTGTGAATTAATGACAAAAgtcacaaacagacagagaaagggGAATAAATTGGAAGAGAAGTTTCAGTCCTTGAATgtattttgactttttcttgACTTCTCGCTGTCAAATCTCTATTCTCCTTGATTTTGTTTCTGCTTTTTCTCCAGGTATTGGTGCCGTTACGCCGGTAAACCAGACCTTTGCCAGGCCTATGGGGTGAAGTCCAGCCAGTACTGGAAGCAGCTGGTGGGGAAGCTGAAGAAGAGGCAGAATGCCTGTGATGGAGAGAAAGTCCTGAAGGCCAAAACCTGCAAGAAGGCTCCGGCCGAGGCCCACATGAAGCTCGCCCAACGcagtggagaggaggaaaagaagggaggaaaggaaggagggaagaaGAGAGTAGCACCAGCCAGTAAGAACTCAGATGGGGGGAagtcagagaggaagaagaagaaggaggaggaggaggaagaagagaagaagaagaaggaggaggaggaggaggaggagaggactgGGTTTGATGATGAAGGGTTGGTGAACGACATGGAGCCAGTGCAGAGTTACTGCAGCGAGGGATGGCACGCCGTCTGCTCATTCTTTGTCAAGTTTTTTGAGGGTTGATTGgaaattgtgtaaaaaaaatgtaaagctcATTTTTGTTACACGATGGCGTGAGTTCACAATCTGAAAACAACCGTTATAAAGATGTTTTTTGAAGTACAAAGTAAAAGCGGAGTCAAGATTTggtcataaaacaaaacactttgttAATATGAGCTGTTTTACAAATGGGGCCACATGGTGTCGAGATTGCAATAGTGAAGTGACAATTTAAACTTGGCAATctgaactttttaaaaattgaatcAGACCTATCAATAGTGCATGAGAGCCACACTTCATTATAAATGTCCCTCAAAGTCACACAGACCATCTGCTCATGTAAATCCTCAGTGGAGGGAACAGATTATCTGATTATTTGTGAGTTCAGTTTGTGATAATGGAGCATATTTAGCTTTGGGTTGTGTTATGTCATATAAAGGTTGTCGTAGTTTTGCTCTCTAGAAATGTTCAATCAGATGAAACAGATGCTAAAGTGACGATAAACTGTGTAACGTTGGAACTGtctaacaaataaaaatagtgTTTTGGTGAGCAATCAGTCAGTGATCATCACTGATGGTAATGGTGATTATAGTAGTGATAACTAGTTGGATAGTTTATTTTGTGATGTGTAACTAATATTTTCTATAAACTTTGTGTAACTGTTTTGTAAAAGCAACCTGGTTACAGTTGGATGTGATTCGTGGCAGTTAGTCCTGTGcagcattttttatatttttttcaaagaaaTGTTAACACTGTCTTGaattctaaaataaaaataaaatgtaaaaaacaaacaagtgttttttttctactaaGTTAACCTTGGAGATGCACACAACTACCCATGGGTATAATGGGGTGATATCTTGGCCATTGGAGGATAGAAATGATAGTAATATCATGAAATTTACAGAGATTATAACCACAGTGACAGCATGCTGTGGTCAATGTCTGGttagtttaggcacaaaatcacttgatatggttcagaaaagatcatgctttggctttaaatacccaactctggtggcacaatccctgctggaaacacaacagtCATAAACAACctctttttgtgccactatcccagccgaaaacgcagcaatgtcttggggaaaaaaaaccccaactgcttttcatggttCTTCCactctgcatgtcgaagtatccttgggcaagatactgaacccccaGTTGGGTGGACATGGACCccaggggtccatgtcattggtccgacagcccattggttcgacatcccattagtccgactgtccgcggtgctgaacggctcgcagcgggcgtatggtgcgccgcgaccggctctgggtcagctgggaaaggcttgaggcggagcaggctcacggcttatgtgtttgtcactttctttttcattttaacccacaccatgatcttttcctgaccctaaccaagtggtttttgtgcctaaacctaaccagaccttaaccacagggcatcatgaggatttcggaacggacttcggaacaatgggatgtcgaaccaatgggctgtcggaccaatgggcagttcccgcttCTAGTcactgttccatcagtgtgtgagtgcgactgaatggttactgagtagcacatggcaccttgtatggcagcctcggccaccagtgtgtgaatatgtgtgtgaacaggTGAATGTGGCAGGTACTGTATgttaaagcgctttgagtggtcagcaGACAGATACTATGCCTCCCAGTTATCCATCTGCTTCCATCCTGTGCACACTGAAATCATGATGGGAGAAAGAAATTTATTTTCTCTCAATGAAAAATGTAATCTCCTAAAGGCTTAAGACAGAGTGCCAAATATGAGCCAACAAGATGCAGCAGCAAAAACTGGTGCTCTCTAGGCTACCTTGTAACCTTGTGGCCGCTGATGGAAATGGAAAACTAATGCACACTGGGAAAGCACCTGTGGTTGAAGCCACCCTTGTCAAGTGGGCTGATATTGGTAGCAAAGCTCTCCgtttcattattttatattcatataatatttataaaaattacagttaaattgGTAtggatgaataataataatcctcTTGTAGTGATCAATTTGACCAAGATAGATGTGATCAAAGGTTTCCACTGTATTAAGGTAGGTTTCTGTTGTAGGATTCTGAATTGAGGAAAAAGGGCGAGAGTATTGAACAGCTCAGAAACAGCATGGTAATAATCTTTCTAATCCCATTTTATCAGGGTACTAACTGAACAAGCACATCCAAATTCCAGTTAATCTGTAtctag contains the following coding sequences:
- the fgfbp3 gene encoding fibroblast growth factor-binding protein 3; this encodes MSVLTRSFLFLLLLCLPILTEAKRQSGEGKPEKPRQPPTSSPPAKRARNRSVPGSGELTTKEGHRCIWQTSGEGMVSLLVNCTTETLGDQQRYWCRYAGKPDLCQAYGVKSSQYWKQLVGKLKKRQNACDGEKVLKAKTCKKAPAEAHMKLAQRSGEEEKKGGKEGGKKRVAPASKNSDGGKSERKKKKEEEEEEEKKKKEEEEEEERTGFDDEGLVNDMEPVQSYCSEGWHAVCSFFVKFFEG